A window of the Miscanthus floridulus cultivar M001 chromosome 14, ASM1932011v1, whole genome shotgun sequence genome harbors these coding sequences:
- the LOC136502931 gene encoding cytochrome P450 89A9-like codes for MAKLRHGRKWRRFLAFRSRQAALFVPHIEARRRQMSGYHGGGDGGDVRRPYVDLLIEHRFPDENHPPAKRTLTEDEMVSLMVELFGVAEATVTALEWTLAHLVNQTEVQAKQRHELAGDHGGDNDGSVSVSDKKPTGGSTYLHAVVLECLRLCTRHIPAGHARGPFRGRGGWHSNRNTVPAGGMRVQFILADIGKDKKLWTDPDEFRPERFLPGGEGEDVDLVPAELKEIKMMPFGAGQKACPGAAMGAQFIKAFLAPLVREFEWAAALPAVGEEGSGGTADGGVDMTEQYGFVTVMKSPLRVHISPCA; via the coding sequence ATGGCGAAACTGAGGCACGGGAGGAAGTGGCGACGGTTCCTGGCCTTCCGCAGCAGGCAGGCCGCGCTGTTCGTCCCTCATATCGAGGCGAGACGCCGTCAGATGTCTGGATACCATGGGGGCGGCGACGGTGGCGACGTTCGACGACCTTACGTCGACTTGCTCATCGAGCACCGCTTCCCGGATGAAAACCACCCCCCGGCCAAGCGCACCCTCACGGAAGACGAGATGGTGAGCCTTATGGTGGAGCTCTTCGGTGTCGCGGAGGCGACGGTGACGGCTCTGGAGTGGACGCTCGCCCACCTCGTCAACCAGACGGAGGTCCAGGCGAAACAACGCCATGAGCTCGCTGGCGACCACGGTGGTGATAACGACggctccgtctccgtctccgacAAGAAGCCTACTGGCGGCTCCACGTACCTGCACGCCGTCGTGCTCGAATGCCTCCGGCTCTGCACCCGCCATATTCCCGCTGGTCATGCGCGAGGTCCGTTCCGAGGGCGCGGTGGTTGGCACAGCAACCGTAACACTGTACCAGCTGGCGGCATGCGGGTGCAGTTCATTCTAGCGGACATCGGGAAGGACAAGAAGCTCTGGACGGACCCCGACGAGTTCCGGCCGGAACGGTTCCTTCCCGGCGGCGAAGGAGAAGACGTGGACCTGGTACCCGCCGAGCTGAAGGAGATCAAGATGATGCCGTTCGGCGCGGGTCAGAAGGCGTGCCCTGGCGCTGCGATGGGCGCGCAGTTTATCAAAGCCTTCCTCGCCCCGCTGGTCCGCGAGTTCGAGTGGGCGGCGGCGCTGCCGGCGGTGGGGGAGGAAGGCAGTGGCGGCACTGCCGACGGTGGTGTTGACATGACGGAGCAGTATGGGTTCGTCACGGTGATGAAGTCGCCGCTCAGGGTGCACATCAGCCCATGCGCGTAA